In the genome of Streptomyces sp. V2I9, one region contains:
- a CDS encoding NAD(P)-dependent alcohol dehydrogenase — translation MRFGAAVLRSYEDPFTVEEVVLHSGPADGEALVRIAGCGMCRTDLAVRRSAGRSPLPAVLGHEGSGVVVETGGPATGLSRGDHVVLSFDSCGRCRSCLGAAPAYCDSFAALNLFGGRPENTARFTDAAGGALAPRWFGQSSFAEYALVPARNAVRVDPSLPLELLGPLGCGFLTGAGAVLHSFGAGPGDTVVVLGAGAVGLAAVMAASASGAVAVAVDRNPERLALAEKFGAAAVHGDSTGLPDRIRRLTDGGARYALDTTGSARLINDALRGLRPMGHLGLVARLHTGLLLEPGTLDRGRRVSHICEGDAVPSLLIPRLAGLWRAGLFPFDQLIRTYPLAEVDEAERDCEAGRVVKPVLIP, via the coding sequence ATGAGGTTCGGCGCGGCGGTGCTGCGCTCGTACGAGGACCCGTTCACCGTCGAGGAGGTGGTCCTGCACAGCGGCCCGGCCGACGGCGAGGCCCTGGTCCGGATCGCGGGGTGCGGCATGTGCCGGACCGATCTCGCCGTCCGGCGTTCGGCGGGCCGCTCCCCGCTGCCGGCGGTGCTCGGCCACGAGGGGTCCGGGGTGGTGGTGGAGACGGGCGGCCCGGCCACCGGCCTGAGCCGGGGCGACCACGTCGTGCTGAGCTTCGACTCCTGCGGGCGCTGCCGCAGCTGTCTGGGCGCGGCCCCCGCCTACTGCGACTCGTTCGCCGCGCTCAACCTCTTCGGCGGGCGTCCGGAGAACACGGCGCGGTTCACCGACGCCGCCGGGGGCGCGCTGGCGCCCCGGTGGTTCGGCCAGTCCTCGTTCGCCGAGTACGCGCTGGTCCCGGCCCGCAACGCCGTACGGGTCGATCCCTCGCTCCCCCTCGAACTGCTCGGACCGCTCGGCTGCGGCTTCCTCACGGGGGCGGGCGCCGTGCTCCACTCCTTCGGCGCGGGACCCGGCGACACCGTCGTGGTCCTCGGCGCGGGGGCGGTGGGCCTGGCCGCGGTCATGGCGGCGTCCGCTTCCGGAGCGGTGGCCGTGGCGGTGGACCGCAACCCCGAACGCCTCGCCCTCGCCGAGAAGTTCGGCGCGGCCGCGGTGCACGGCGACTCCACCGGCCTGCCGGACCGCATCCGGCGGCTGACGGACGGCGGTGCGCGGTACGCCCTCGACACCACGGGGTCGGCCCGGCTGATCAACGACGCGCTGCGGGGACTGCGCCCGATGGGCCACCTCGGTCTGGTGGCGCGGCTCCACACCGGGCTCCTGCTGGAACCGGGGACGCTGGACCGGGGCCGGAGGGTCTCCCACATCTGCGAGGGGGACGCGGTGCCGTCCCTGCTGATCCCCCGGCTGGCCGGGCTGTGGCGGGCCGGCCTGTTCCCTTTCGACCAGCTGATCCGTACGTACCCGCTCGCCGAGGTCGACGAGGCCGAACGCGACTGCGAGGCGGGCCGCGTGGTGAAGCCGGTGCTCATTCCGTAA
- a CDS encoding class I SAM-dependent methyltransferase — protein sequence MVHTAQRDAGAEGVAGGVGVTALLVAAARAIETHRPDSLAQDVYAEHFVLAARASRGWPVHPREVPEGEADPLWGRFSRYFGLRTRVLDDFLLRSAHTGNVRQVVLLGAGLDSRAFRLDWPAGCVVFEIDREEVLAFKHRVLGGLSAVPTAARVPLAMDLRADWAAALPGAGFDPAAPSVWLVEGLLFYLPAAAETYLIDTVDRLASGGSALAYEVKLEKDLLAYRDSPLYTATKHRIGIDLLDLFDRDPRPDSAGSLAGRGWSTSVRTPFDFTRLLGRGPLPEPNDALAGNRWVFAHKPVQ from the coding sequence ATGGTCCATACAGCGCAGCGGGACGCCGGTGCGGAGGGTGTGGCGGGAGGGGTCGGTGTGACGGCTCTCCTGGTCGCCGCGGCACGGGCGATCGAGACCCACCGCCCCGACAGCCTGGCGCAGGACGTCTACGCGGAGCACTTCGTGCTCGCGGCCCGCGCCTCCCGGGGCTGGCCCGTCCATCCGCGGGAGGTACCGGAGGGGGAGGCGGACCCGCTGTGGGGGCGCTTCTCCCGGTACTTCGGGCTGCGGACGCGGGTCCTCGACGATTTCCTCCTGCGGTCGGCGCACACGGGCAACGTCCGCCAGGTGGTCCTGCTCGGCGCGGGGCTGGACTCGCGGGCGTTCCGGCTCGACTGGCCCGCCGGCTGTGTGGTCTTCGAGATCGACCGGGAGGAGGTGCTGGCGTTCAAGCACCGCGTCCTCGGCGGCCTTTCGGCCGTCCCGACGGCGGCGCGCGTACCGCTCGCGATGGATCTGCGCGCCGACTGGGCGGCTGCCCTCCCCGGAGCCGGCTTCGATCCCGCCGCGCCGAGCGTCTGGCTGGTGGAGGGGCTGCTGTTCTACCTGCCGGCCGCGGCGGAGACGTATCTCATCGACACGGTGGACCGGTTGGCCTCCGGAGGCAGCGCGCTGGCCTACGAGGTCAAGCTGGAGAAGGACCTGCTGGCGTACCGCGACAGCCCGCTCTACACCGCGACGAAGCACCGGATCGGCATCGACCTGCTGGACCTGTTCGACCGCGACCCGCGGCCCGACTCCGCGGGGAGTCTGGCGGGCCGGGGCTGGTCCACCTCGGTCCGCACCCCCTTCGACTTCACCCGCCTGCTCGGGCGCGGCCCGCTGCCCGAGCCGAACGATGCCCTGGCGGGCAACCGGTGGGTGTTCGCGCACAAACCCGTTCAGTAG
- a CDS encoding cupin domain-containing protein: protein MSMTRTELQDSCARQSAGILESRLTGLGREKFARDIWARTAALTRGASDFSDVFSTAAVDELISRRGLRTPFLRVAKDGSTLPESSFTAPAGVGATVADQLDDTALWRAFEGGATLVLQALHRTWEPVADLVSALGTELGHPVQANAYVTPPQNRGFDAHYDVHDVFVLQIEGSKRWIVHEPVTPDPLRDQPWTDHREAVAERAAHGTPHLDTMLRPGDVLYLPRGWLHSAQARGEVSVHVTLGVHVRTRYALAEHLVRAALADLADDPSMRRSLPLGTNGTLPETNGTGTTGGTGGRAIGNSDADTPGNVTELVRERLLAAVAEADPAPLFHRALRSQARPAPLGPLAQLAALDRLGPASPVRLRRALEPRLDGTRLFTRVGYLDFPADDLAPVARLLAGQVRTAGDLGLALAGRLLRAGVLVPADR, encoded by the coding sequence TTGAGCATGACGCGAACCGAGCTCCAGGATTCCTGCGCACGTCAGAGCGCCGGAATCCTGGAGTCTCGCCTGACCGGCCTCGGGCGGGAGAAGTTCGCCCGTGACATCTGGGCCCGGACAGCTGCGCTGACGCGCGGGGCGAGCGATTTCTCCGACGTGTTCTCCACGGCCGCGGTGGACGAGTTGATCTCGCGGCGGGGGCTGCGTACGCCGTTCCTGCGGGTCGCCAAGGACGGTTCCACGCTTCCGGAGTCGTCGTTCACCGCGCCCGCCGGGGTGGGAGCCACCGTGGCCGACCAGCTCGACGACACCGCCCTGTGGCGGGCGTTCGAGGGCGGGGCGACGCTCGTCCTGCAGGCGCTGCACCGCACCTGGGAGCCGGTGGCGGACCTGGTCTCCGCACTCGGTACGGAGCTGGGGCACCCCGTACAGGCCAACGCCTACGTCACCCCGCCGCAGAACCGCGGGTTCGACGCGCATTACGACGTGCACGACGTCTTCGTCCTCCAGATCGAGGGGTCGAAGCGGTGGATCGTCCACGAGCCCGTGACGCCGGACCCGCTGCGTGACCAGCCGTGGACCGACCACCGCGAGGCCGTCGCCGAGCGGGCCGCGCACGGCACACCCCATCTGGACACGATGCTGCGCCCCGGCGACGTGCTCTATCTGCCGCGCGGCTGGCTGCACTCCGCGCAGGCCCGGGGAGAGGTATCGGTCCATGTGACCCTCGGGGTCCACGTCCGGACGCGCTACGCGCTCGCCGAACACCTGGTCCGGGCCGCTCTCGCGGACCTGGCCGACGATCCGTCGATGCGTCGCAGCCTCCCCCTGGGGACGAACGGGACCCTGCCGGAAACGAACGGGACGGGCACGACGGGCGGTACGGGCGGCAGGGCCATCGGGAACAGCGACGCGGACACCCCCGGCAACGTCACGGAGCTGGTCCGTGAGCGTCTGCTGGCCGCCGTCGCCGAAGCCGACCCCGCCCCGCTGTTCCATCGTGCGCTGCGGTCCCAGGCCCGCCCGGCGCCGCTCGGGCCGCTCGCCCAGCTCGCCGCCCTGGACCGCCTCGGCCCGGCCTCACCGGTCCGGCTGCGGAGAGCACTGGAGCCACGGCTGGACGGGACGCGCCTGTTCACCCGTGTGGGCTACCTCGACTTTCCGGCGGACGACCTCGCTCCCGTGGCCCGGCTGCTCGCCGGGCAGGTCCGCACCGCCGGCGATCTCGGCCTCGCCCTCGCCGGGCGGCTGCTGCGGGCGGGCGTGCTGGTGCCCGCGGACCGGTGA
- a CDS encoding sucrase ferredoxin: MIPPGRFFCADAARERDDPFAGTAPYGTVWVLIEFRRGWPANGYDGLALDPGTKALVYSAAQAHRARILLVRRHGRHRPDDGGRWAVLRHDGFGGLRQRWGGWHRDEDLARIAAALDSPGEPGLPPVVLVCAHGTHDTCCAVRGRPVGAVLSDRWPDLVWECTHVGGDRFAANVVVVPDGVYYGNLDARSAVTVVEEHLADRIHADHLRGYTTLRPPQQAAVAGLLGRFGPASRYAYDVIGTVRDQQGWRIRVRDRADRARGFDVEVRARRTPPHRLTCRGPADSSALVYDVTSIRDDRI; encoded by the coding sequence GTGATCCCGCCCGGCCGGTTCTTCTGCGCGGACGCCGCCCGCGAGCGCGACGACCCGTTCGCCGGCACGGCACCGTACGGCACGGTCTGGGTCCTCATCGAGTTCCGTCGCGGCTGGCCCGCCAACGGATACGACGGCCTCGCCCTCGATCCGGGGACCAAGGCCCTGGTGTACTCCGCCGCGCAGGCGCACCGGGCGCGGATCCTGCTGGTCCGGCGGCACGGCCGCCACCGCCCCGACGACGGCGGCAGGTGGGCGGTGCTGCGCCACGACGGGTTCGGCGGTCTGCGCCAGCGGTGGGGCGGCTGGCACCGGGACGAGGACCTGGCACGGATCGCGGCGGCGCTGGACTCTCCGGGGGAGCCCGGACTGCCGCCGGTCGTCCTCGTCTGCGCCCACGGCACGCACGACACGTGCTGCGCGGTGCGCGGACGTCCGGTGGGCGCGGTTCTCAGCGACCGCTGGCCCGACCTGGTGTGGGAGTGCACCCATGTGGGCGGCGACCGGTTCGCCGCCAACGTCGTCGTGGTGCCGGACGGCGTCTACTACGGGAACCTGGACGCGCGATCGGCGGTCACCGTGGTCGAGGAGCACCTGGCCGACCGCATCCACGCCGACCATCTGCGGGGCTACACCACGCTCCGCCCCCCGCAGCAGGCGGCCGTGGCCGGGCTGCTCGGGCGTTTCGGCCCGGCGAGCCGGTACGCGTACGACGTCATCGGGACGGTCCGCGACCAGCAGGGCTGGCGCATCCGGGTCCGCGACCGGGCGGACCGCGCGAGGGGGTTCGACGTCGAGGTGCGGGCCCGGCGCACACCGCCGCACCGGCTGACCTGCCGAGGACCGGCCGACAGCTCGGCTCTCGTCTACGACGTGACGTCGATCCGCGACGACCGGATCTGA
- a CDS encoding Fur family transcriptional regulator — protein sequence MSDLLQRLRGRGWRLTSQRRVVAEVLDGDHVHLTADEVHLRAAARLPEISRATVYNTLGELVALGEVLEVSTVGRAKRYDPNARSAHQHLVCSGCGTVRDVHPVGDALGDLPETERFGFTVGAAEITYRGLCPACV from the coding sequence ATGAGCGACCTCCTTCAACGGCTGCGGGGCCGGGGCTGGCGGCTGACCTCGCAGCGGCGCGTCGTCGCGGAGGTCCTCGACGGCGACCATGTGCACCTGACCGCGGACGAGGTGCATCTGCGCGCCGCGGCGCGGCTGCCCGAGATCTCCCGCGCGACCGTCTACAACACGCTGGGCGAACTCGTGGCGCTCGGTGAGGTGCTGGAGGTCTCCACGGTGGGCCGGGCCAAGCGCTACGACCCCAACGCGCGCAGCGCGCACCAGCACCTGGTGTGCTCGGGCTGCGGCACCGTCCGCGACGTCCACCCGGTCGGCGACGCCCTGGGCGACCTGCCCGAGACCGAGCGGTTCGGCTTCACCGTCGGCGCGGCGGAGATCACCTACCGGGGCCTGTGCCCGGCCTGCGTCTGA
- the katG gene encoding catalase/peroxidase HPI codes for MTENHESHVYDPVTPDSPETAVPEVPEAQASGCPVAHGRAPHPTQGGGNRQWWPDRLNLKILAKNPVVANPLGEDFDYAAAFRALDLPAVKRDIAEVLTTSQDWWPADFGNYGPLMVRMAWHSAGTYRISDGRGGAGAGQQRFAPLNSWPDNGNLDKARRLLWPVKKKYGQALSWADLLILTGNVALETMGLKTFGFAGGREDVWESEEDVYWGPETTWLDDERYTGDRELENPLGAVQMGLIYVNPEGPNGNPDPVAAARDIRETFRRMAMNDEETVALIAGGHTFGKTHGAGPAENVGADPEGAPLEEQGLGWRSSYKSGKGADAITSGLEVTWTSTPTRWGNEFFHNLFAYEYELTTSPAGAQQWVAKNAEATIPDAHDASKKYKPQMLTTDLALRFDPAYEQISRRFHENPEEFADAFARAWFKLTHRDMGPVQRYLGPEVPSEVLLWQDPLPERTGELLDAADTAALKEQVLATDLTVAQLVSAAWASAASFRGSDKRGGANGARVRLEPQRGWEANDPDELARVLRVLEGVRESFAAEGGKQVSLADLIVLAGNAAVEQAARDAGVEVEVPFTPGRVDATQEQTDVESFAALEPAYDGFRNYAGKAARLPAEYLLLDRANLLTLSAPETTVLVGGLRVLGANTGGSKHGVLTDRPGTLTNDFFVNLLDLGITWKSTSAAQDEFEARDASGRVKWTGTRADLVFGSNSELRALAEVHASDDARQKFVTDFVAAWAKVMDLDRFDLV; via the coding sequence ATGACCGAGAACCACGAGTCGCACGTCTACGACCCCGTGACCCCGGATTCGCCCGAGACGGCCGTTCCCGAGGTGCCCGAGGCGCAGGCGAGCGGCTGCCCCGTGGCCCACGGCCGCGCGCCCCACCCCACGCAGGGCGGCGGGAACCGCCAGTGGTGGCCGGACCGCCTCAACCTGAAGATCCTCGCCAAGAACCCCGTCGTGGCGAACCCGCTGGGTGAGGACTTCGACTACGCGGCCGCGTTCCGGGCCCTCGACCTGCCCGCGGTGAAGCGGGACATCGCCGAGGTGCTCACCACGTCGCAGGACTGGTGGCCGGCCGACTTCGGCAACTACGGCCCGCTGATGGTCCGGATGGCCTGGCACAGCGCCGGTACGTACCGCATCAGCGACGGCCGTGGTGGCGCGGGCGCCGGTCAGCAGCGCTTCGCCCCGCTGAACAGCTGGCCCGACAACGGCAACCTGGACAAGGCCCGGCGGCTGCTGTGGCCGGTCAAGAAGAAGTACGGCCAGGCGCTCTCCTGGGCCGACCTGCTGATCCTCACCGGCAACGTCGCCCTGGAGACGATGGGCCTCAAGACCTTCGGATTCGCCGGCGGCCGTGAGGACGTCTGGGAGTCGGAGGAGGACGTCTACTGGGGCCCGGAGACGACCTGGCTCGACGACGAGCGCTACACGGGCGACCGTGAACTGGAGAACCCGCTCGGTGCGGTCCAGATGGGCCTGATCTACGTCAACCCCGAGGGTCCCAACGGGAATCCGGACCCGGTCGCGGCCGCCCGCGACATCCGCGAGACCTTCCGCCGGATGGCGATGAACGACGAGGAGACCGTCGCCCTCATCGCCGGTGGCCACACCTTCGGCAAGACGCACGGGGCAGGCCCGGCGGAGAACGTCGGCGCGGACCCCGAGGGCGCCCCGCTGGAGGAGCAGGGCCTGGGCTGGCGCAGCTCGTACAAGTCGGGCAAGGGCGCGGACGCCATCACCAGCGGGCTGGAGGTGACCTGGACCAGCACGCCGACGCGGTGGGGCAACGAGTTCTTCCACAACCTCTTCGCCTACGAGTACGAGCTGACCACGTCCCCCGCCGGGGCGCAGCAGTGGGTCGCCAAGAACGCGGAGGCGACCATCCCGGACGCGCACGACGCGTCGAAGAAGTACAAGCCGCAGATGCTCACGACCGACCTGGCGCTGCGCTTCGACCCGGCGTACGAGCAGATCTCGCGCCGGTTCCACGAGAACCCGGAGGAGTTCGCGGACGCTTTCGCCCGCGCCTGGTTCAAGCTGACGCACCGTGACATGGGCCCGGTCCAGCGCTACCTGGGCCCGGAGGTGCCCTCCGAGGTGCTGCTGTGGCAGGACCCGCTGCCCGAGCGCACCGGTGAGCTGCTGGACGCCGCGGACACCGCCGCGCTCAAGGAGCAGGTGCTCGCCACCGACCTGACGGTGGCGCAGCTGGTCTCGGCCGCCTGGGCCTCGGCCGCGTCCTTCCGCGGCAGCGACAAGCGCGGCGGCGCCAACGGTGCGCGGGTCCGGCTGGAACCGCAGCGCGGCTGGGAGGCGAACGACCCGGACGAGCTGGCCCGGGTGCTGCGCGTGCTGGAGGGCGTGCGGGAGTCCTTCGCGGCCGAGGGCGGCAAGCAGGTATCGCTGGCCGACCTGATCGTCCTCGCGGGCAACGCGGCCGTCGAACAGGCGGCCAGGGACGCCGGTGTCGAGGTGGAGGTCCCGTTCACGCCGGGCCGGGTCGACGCCACGCAGGAGCAGACGGACGTCGAGTCGTTCGCCGCGCTGGAGCCGGCGTACGACGGCTTCCGCAACTACGCGGGCAAGGCCGCCCGGCTGCCTGCGGAGTACCTTCTCCTCGACCGGGCCAACCTGCTCACGCTGAGCGCGCCGGAGACCACCGTCCTGGTCGGCGGTCTGCGGGTGCTGGGCGCCAACACCGGCGGTTCGAAGCACGGCGTCCTCACCGACCGGCCGGGCACGCTGACCAACGACTTCTTCGTGAACCTGCTCGACCTGGGCATCACCTGGAAGTCGACGTCGGCGGCGCAGGACGAGTTCGAGGCCCGCGACGCGTCCGGCCGGGTCAAGTGGACCGGCACCCGCGCCGACCTGGTCTTCGGCTCCAACTCCGAGCTGCGCGCGCTCGCCGAGGTGCACGCGAGCGACGACGCGCGGCAGAAGTTCGTGACGGACTTCGTCGCCGCGTGGGCCAAGGTCATGGACCTGGACCGCTTCGACCTGGTCTGA
- a CDS encoding aminotransferase class I/II-fold pyridoxal phosphate-dependent enzyme: MDHSTAPVLDALRAYQDQDQLPFTPPGHKQGRGADPRVRAVLGDALFGADMLAVSGLDDRTDSKKVLERAERLMADAVGAEHTFFSTCGSSLSVKAAMLSVAGPHEKLLVSRDAHKSVVSGLILAGIRPVWVDPQWDPRLHLAHPPAPDAFRAAFEEHPDARGALLTSPTPYGTCADIGAVAALCHARGVPLVVDEAWGAHLPFHPELPTWAMDAGADVCVTSVHKMGSGLEQGSVFHLQGDLITPQTLASRADLLDTTSPSVLIYAALDGWRRQMVEYGHELMEESLERARRVRAAVQGIDGLHVNDRDDFCSAGRAFDMDPLQIFIDLSSLKFTGYDAADWLRRHHRINLHTSDHRRINAQLTHADDETTVARLLDGLRDLVAHADDLPPAPDIRVPDPGDLRLRQVTLPRDAFFGEVEQVPAHEAVGRVCAETLTPYPPGIPAALPGEVLDRAVVDYLRTGVDAGMLVPDAADSSVATIRVSVHDVGAD; this comes from the coding sequence ATGGATCACTCCACCGCTCCCGTGCTCGACGCTCTCCGCGCCTACCAGGACCAGGACCAGCTGCCCTTCACACCGCCCGGCCACAAACAGGGCCGCGGGGCCGACCCGAGAGTGCGGGCTGTGCTGGGGGACGCCCTGTTCGGTGCGGACATGCTGGCCGTGTCCGGCCTGGACGACCGCACCGACTCCAAGAAGGTCCTGGAACGGGCGGAGAGGCTGATGGCGGACGCCGTGGGCGCCGAGCACACCTTCTTCTCCACCTGCGGCAGCTCGCTCTCGGTCAAGGCCGCCATGCTCTCCGTCGCGGGGCCGCACGAGAAGCTGCTGGTCAGCCGGGACGCGCACAAATCGGTGGTCTCGGGCCTGATCCTCGCGGGCATCCGCCCCGTGTGGGTCGATCCCCAGTGGGATCCCCGCCTGCATCTGGCCCACCCGCCGGCCCCGGACGCCTTCCGCGCGGCCTTCGAGGAACACCCCGACGCGCGCGGAGCGTTGCTGACCAGCCCCACCCCGTACGGGACCTGCGCCGACATCGGGGCCGTCGCGGCACTGTGCCACGCGCGCGGTGTGCCGCTGGTCGTGGACGAGGCATGGGGCGCCCACCTGCCCTTCCACCCCGAGCTGCCCACCTGGGCCATGGACGCCGGTGCCGACGTGTGCGTGACGTCGGTGCACAAGATGGGGTCCGGGCTCGAACAGGGTTCGGTCTTCCATCTGCAGGGAGACCTGATCACCCCGCAGACCCTCGCCTCCCGCGCCGACCTGCTGGACACCACCAGCCCCTCGGTCCTGATCTACGCGGCCCTGGACGGCTGGCGCCGCCAGATGGTCGAGTACGGCCACGAGCTCATGGAAGAGTCCCTGGAACGGGCCCGCCGGGTGCGGGCGGCCGTGCAGGGCATCGACGGACTGCACGTCAACGACCGCGACGACTTCTGTTCGGCCGGTCGCGCGTTCGACATGGACCCCCTGCAGATCTTCATCGATCTGAGCAGCCTGAAGTTCACCGGCTACGATGCCGCGGACTGGCTGCGCCGGCACCACCGGATCAACCTGCATACCTCCGACCACCGGCGCATCAACGCCCAGCTCACCCACGCCGACGACGAGACCACCGTGGCCCGGCTCCTGGACGGTCTGCGCGATCTGGTGGCCCACGCCGACGATCTGCCGCCGGCCCCCGACATCCGCGTCCCGGATCCGGGCGATCTCCGGCTCCGGCAGGTGACGCTGCCTCGGGACGCGTTCTTCGGGGAGGTCGAGCAGGTTCCCGCGCACGAGGCGGTCGGCCGGGTCTGCGCGGAGACGCTGACCCCGTACCCGCCCGGAATCCCCGCCGCGCTCCCCGGCGAGGTGCTCGACCGGGCGGTGGTGGATTACCTGCGCACGGGTGTCGACGCGGGAATGCTCGTTCCCGACGCCGCCGACAGCTCGGTCGCCACCATCCGTGTCTCCGTGCACGACGTGGGCGCCGACTGA
- a CDS encoding SDR family oxidoreductase: MAHGSEQPQDPNQLHPRPDFPQQDQEHPGWTGPMDPPPDHGEESYRGSGLLDDRKAVITGGDSGIGRAVAVAYAREGADIVLTHLPEEETEAHETVRLVEEAGRRAVPVVCDIRDEKQCRALVERAVSEFGRIDVLVNNAAYQMSQPDGISAISTEQFDRVVRTNLYGMFWLCKNALPHIPAGGSIINTTSVQAYKPSPHLLDYAMTKGAIVTFTQGLAQMLASEGIRVNAVAPGPVWTPLIPATLPDTAEFGKQSPLGRPAQPAEMAPAYVFLASANASFITGEIMNATGGTPIP, encoded by the coding sequence ATGGCACACGGCAGCGAACAGCCGCAGGACCCGAACCAGCTCCACCCCCGCCCCGACTTCCCCCAGCAGGACCAGGAACATCCCGGCTGGACGGGGCCCATGGACCCGCCGCCCGACCACGGCGAGGAGTCCTACCGCGGCTCCGGCCTGCTCGACGACCGCAAGGCCGTGATCACCGGCGGCGACTCCGGTATCGGTCGCGCGGTCGCCGTGGCCTACGCGCGGGAGGGCGCGGACATCGTGCTGACCCACCTCCCCGAGGAAGAGACGGAGGCCCACGAGACCGTCCGGCTGGTCGAAGAGGCCGGGCGCAGGGCGGTCCCTGTCGTCTGCGACATCCGGGACGAGAAGCAGTGCCGCGCGCTCGTCGAACGCGCCGTGTCCGAGTTCGGGCGGATCGACGTCCTGGTCAACAACGCGGCCTACCAGATGTCCCAGCCCGACGGGATCTCCGCCATCTCCACCGAGCAGTTCGACCGCGTGGTGCGCACCAACCTGTACGGCATGTTCTGGCTGTGCAAGAACGCCCTGCCGCACATCCCGGCCGGCGGCTCGATCATCAACACCACGTCGGTGCAGGCGTACAAACCGAGCCCTCATCTGCTGGACTACGCGATGACGAAGGGGGCGATCGTCACCTTCACCCAGGGGCTGGCCCAGATGCTGGCCTCCGAGGGCATCCGCGTCAACGCCGTCGCCCCCGGCCCCGTCTGGACGCCCCTCATCCCGGCGACCCTGCCCGACACCGCCGAGTTCGGGAAGCAGAGTCCGCTCGGCCGGCCCGCCCAGCCGGCGGAGATGGCGCCCGCCTACGTCTTCCTCGCCTCCGCGAACGCCTCCTTCATCACCGGCGAGATCATGAACGCCACCGGCGGGACCCCGATCCCCTGA
- a CDS encoding alcohol dehydrogenase catalytic domain-containing protein, whose protein sequence is MRALTYQGKRDVRVETVPDPRIQDPTDIIVRVTSTGICGSDLHLYEVLGPFLDPGDILGHEPMGVVEEVGPEVTAVAAGDRVVVPFNVSCGRCYMCGQGLHSQCETTQVREHGTGASLFGYTKLYGQVPGGQAEFLRVPFGNDLPVKVPHGPSDDRFVYLSDVLPTAWQAVEYADIPPGGSVTVLGLGPIGAMAARIALHRGAGLVIGVDLVPERLDRVSAYGATCLDLRRHGKNLGDAVRDLTGGRGTDAVIDAVGMEAHGAPLAKAAHAAVGVLPDAVGRRLMETAGIDRLTALHTAIDLVRRGGTISISGVYGGAADPMPLLTMFDKQIQLRMGQANVRRWVDELLPLLVDDDPLGVDSFATHHLPLEEGPKAYETFQKKADGMIKTLLIP, encoded by the coding sequence GTGCGCGCATTGACGTACCAGGGGAAGCGGGACGTCCGGGTGGAGACGGTCCCGGATCCACGGATCCAGGATCCGACGGACATCATCGTCAGGGTCACGTCCACCGGGATCTGCGGGTCCGACCTCCACCTCTACGAAGTGCTCGGGCCGTTCCTCGACCCCGGCGACATCCTGGGGCACGAGCCCATGGGGGTGGTGGAGGAGGTCGGGCCCGAGGTGACCGCCGTCGCCGCGGGGGACCGGGTCGTGGTCCCCTTCAACGTCTCCTGCGGACGCTGCTACATGTGCGGGCAGGGGCTGCACTCCCAGTGCGAGACCACCCAGGTGCGGGAGCACGGCACCGGTGCGTCCCTGTTCGGGTACACCAAGCTGTACGGGCAGGTGCCCGGCGGGCAGGCTGAATTCCTGCGGGTGCCCTTCGGCAACGATCTGCCCGTCAAGGTGCCGCACGGCCCGTCCGACGACCGGTTCGTCTACCTGTCCGACGTCCTGCCCACCGCCTGGCAGGCCGTGGAGTACGCGGACATCCCGCCCGGCGGCAGCGTCACCGTCCTCGGCCTCGGCCCGATCGGCGCCATGGCCGCCCGGATCGCCCTCCACCGGGGCGCCGGCCTCGTCATCGGCGTGGACCTGGTCCCCGAACGCCTCGACCGGGTCAGCGCGTACGGCGCCACCTGCCTCGACCTGCGCCGCCACGGCAAGAACCTCGGGGACGCCGTCCGCGACCTCACCGGCGGACGCGGTACGGACGCGGTGATCGACGCCGTCGGCATGGAGGCCCACGGCGCGCCCCTGGCCAAGGCCGCGCACGCGGCGGTCGGCGTGCTGCCCGACGCGGTCGGCCGGCGCCTCATGGAGACGGCCGGGATCGACCGGCTCACCGCCCTGCACACCGCGATCGACCTGGTGCGCAGGGGCGGCACGATCTCCATCTCCGGGGTGTACGGCGGTGCTGCCGACCCGATGCCGCTGCTGACCATGTTCGACAAGCAGATCCAGCTCCGCATGGGGCAGGCCAACGTCCGGCGCTGGGTCGACGAGCTGCTCCCGCTGCTCGTCGACGACGACCCGCTGGGCGTGGACTCCTTCGCCACGCACCATCTGCCCCTGGAAGAGGGGCCGAAGGCGTACGAGACCTTCCAGAAGAAGGCCGACGGCATGATCAAGACCCTGCTCATCCCCTGA